The region ACTCTACTCCCGGGCTAATTATAACTAAATCCAAGCCaaggagctggggctggggcttgggctggggcttgggctggggcttgggctggggctgggactgggggaAGCTTCAGCGTGCGTCACCCCTGCCAAGCAGCCAGGCTAATTCGCACTTACCCACACTTCGGGACTCATTTCCCCCCGTTAGGCAAACGAATCGATAAACTCTACCCGACAGCAAAGTTGGCTGGAATTTATGTACTTTTTGCCAAGTTTGATTGATTTGCCTATGAACAAAGTTGCGTGCGACCTTCGCGAGGTGCCGCCGCACAAAGGATAGCCAAACACGGTTGCAGCAACCTTGCCACACGGGCAAACAAATGATAGTTTTTGCTGCGCCAACATCCTTTTTCAGACAGGCACTCCTCTAAGGTCGTCGTCTATCGCTTGGCATTTCACGCGTCTCgccataaacaaaaaaagtaacTGCCTCCATTACAGCCCAAACAGGAATCGGAATccggaataggaataggaacaCAGCAATGAAATCCTTTTTTTGCCAGACTTTTGCATAAGAACGACTcaccttttgtttttttttttttttttggcctggCCGGTTATCTTCGCATCTTGACGCTTATTTATCGCCAAGTGAATTAGCCACAGGCCACAAAAAGTGGCTGAAAAAGTGTGGCAAGGGTGGTGGAAGCGAGGTGTATGTGTCAGAGTGTCGGTGGAAATGtcaaatattttatggaaGGTTTCTCCTACTTTTCCTTTGTCATTCTCAGCCCAAGTAAATGTCATGGAAAACTTATACGGATTGATACTTGTAGATATTATCAGATATGTAGGGAAAATTCATTAGTTATTCAGTTATAATCACATGTTAAGTGGCGTTCAAGTATTCAGTCCCTGGACATCCATTAACGGACTGAATCCACCTCCCATCCACCATGGCTCCAcgataaatacaatatttatgaATCAAAGTATAAACAATCCTTTCGTTGCGAGTTGTTTGCCATCGACAGCTACTTGACTTGGAAAttctttcaattaaaatgatttCTCGACTCACTCTAAGCCCCAACTAAAACTAATTGTAAATGTTATACAACTTAAAGCTGGATTTAAGCCTCGAGTTGGCCCAGTTTCTGTTTTCCTTTGAtttcggtttctttttccATCTGCTCAGTCTCCTCGTTATAGAGAGAGCCAAGCCAGTTGAGTGCGGTGCGTCAAAAAGAAATGCCATGCCGCCTGGCAGCCAAATGAGGCGCCTGCGCTTCGCCCCCCGCCACCGCCCAATGGGGCGGCTGGCCAGGGGTCTGTTTAGTGGATAATGATGTAATCGTTAAGTAAAAAACAGTTAAAACAAGTTAAACGCGTTTGCTAGGCCGGGAATCAACTGCAATTGCTgtgggaaaagggaaaaacctCATCTATTGGCCTGTAATTGGCGGCGACACTTTCGCTTATGCACGTGGTTGCCCCAcgcaaatatttgtgcaacTAGGTCTAGGTTTATTTGTGGTGTGCGGCGGCAGAGGGGGAAAGGTGAAAGGCGAAAGACGAAAGTCAACGACCTGAATGACCCACATTCGGAACGTAAACTGGGCACGCACCCACCCCCGAAAAACGGAAAGCGTGGGCCACCAAGAAATTTTCACTCGAACAAGCTATAATTTTCCCATCAATTTGTAGTCGTTCCTTGTATACTTGTATACACGCCTCGTACACCGATTCtgtttataatttatgcatgtCCTGGTCTTGTTTCTGCCGGAAGTATACAAGGCGGCGAAGACGCCCACAATCCCAGGGAAGAACTgttcgaatcgaatcgaaagtTCATTGACTCCCAGTAGCTACACATTCAGGGGCCATTCTCCAACCTCCTCCACTGTGTTCCACTCCCATTTACCTTTCGAAATCGAATTAAGTTGCAAACTTTGCGCCAGCAAATTGTGTTAAATATTTGAAGGTTGTACTGCAGTTGTATTTGTGGCTTAAGTTTCATGCTTGGAGTCCTACTTCAGTGTAGCATACATTACAGAGccaacacagacacacacacacacacacacacacacacacagcgcaGTTGAAAGCCCCCTTTGGGGCATTTCCTCCTGCAAGTTCAGCTCTCTGTCCAAGTAAACCAGGCAAGCAGGTCAAACCATACGACTATACTACTGAATAGACACACGGGTCTGGTATCCACAGCGACTgtggatatactcgtatgcagAGTGTGATGGGGCGTGGTTGGAGCCGTTCTGTGTTGACATTTTGGCCAGCATTGAAATGCTTGTTATTATCCAAAGCCGTACAACAAATTTGTGTCAATGTCCAATATTAAATTGAAGTGCAATTTCAACGCCCTCTGAAACGTGACCCGCAACAGCTCGtggccccaggccccaggccccaggcccccCCTTGGAAACCTGTGTAATTTTCAATGATTTGCATGGTCATGGAGCACACGATGCATCCCAGAACGGTGTCTCCCCCAGTGATCACATGCAACTGCACGTAAATCTCAATCGATATGCATGCGGATGCATCTAACGAGCTAATCGGAAGATTCGGGGTAGGGGGAACTGTATCGATgactcccaaaaaaaaaataccgtaTAAAATCGAGCCATTTCCGTTCTATCCCCGACTTCCGCTTGCCCTGTGACGCACACACTGCGAATCCACCAAAACTTGtccagccagagagagagagagagccaaagaACAATGCGTCACGAAATGAGTCAATTTCTGACTGACAGATGGGAGGCATTGAGGtgtcttttgtttgttgccaAATGAAGTTATCTTATCGATGGACAGCAAGATAGTCGGTAGTGGGGGTGGGTATTGGGGCCCGAAAGAGCTCTCGTTTGAGCCCAGAACAATGCTTTGCAATCGCCCTCCAGCTGGGTCGAGCTGTTTGCTCTATGACAAAAGGTGCATCGGAGTCACGCCACAGACATAACGCTTTTCCCCACAATGGAGAGCCGCACACAAGTTCTGTAATCAAGCGAAGCGTGCCTGCCCCGGAGGAAGGTGTTCAGCATTCTGTGGGCTCGCCACAGAAGTCAGGCGAATAATTATGTTAATTACATAAAGAGGCATTCCTAAGGTCATTGCGGGAGATGAGTCAATCCCAGCTCGAGTGCCAGCCCTAAATGTGTCAGTTTGCTCTGAGTTCTCGCATCCATTCCCAAGCGGAATGGGACTTGCATTGCCTTCTCAGTTGAACCCTGCGTTTGTTTACCACAGACCCAGGAAAGTTCGTTTACCTTTGGGCGAGACCCGGGCCCGGGGCGGACTGTTGTCAGCTGATCAGTGGATTACCCACCCAGAAGACCACAAGATTATTGAGCGAGAGGTTCTGGCAGAGCACTGAGACCCGGCTATGCATACTTATGCGATAAACCCAATGTTTACTTCCTCGGAATGAATATATGTACGcgtataattaaattaacagTCAGCTGGCATTATGCAAGATTCGGCAAATCATTATACAGTACAtatggcggtggcggtgtcATTAAGAATGTGCGACACATAAACGGAATGGAGACCTGATCCACATGCCAAATTGTACACACAATGTTTTTCTCCGTTTTCTCCGTTTCGGTTCTCGATTCTGGCCGACAGACAGACCCCGTCCGTCTCCGTCGGACCGACTGCTTGTAAGACAATTTGCCGTTGTAATTGGTCGGACAGCTACAgcgaataaaataaaattagacAAAACGTAATATGTATTATATAAAGAGATAACTGTTAAGATAACCTCGCATTGTTCTCCACGGTGTTCGGTGCACTTCCCTGATAGGCAAACAAACGGCAGCTTTTTTAATACGATTTCTCAATGTTACAATTCTCAATTAGTCAGCCAGAGGTTGTAATTGAAACGCTTCCTTAATGCTGGATActcgatgctcgatgctcCGACGGAGATCGATTAAGAAGTTTTCACACCTCCGCCAGTCACGTCGCAATGTAGTTTCCATATACGTTTCCATATACTCGAATGTCCGACCCCTCCGCCCCTCCGCCACACTGCCCCGCTCTATTCCGCTCTCCGtcttatataaattattagcAAGTGTGGCagtcataaattatgcaagTCAGATAGAGCTGCGACAGAGTCAGAGGCACTGTCAGGACATGCCAGTGCCAAGGCAGAAATAGAAGCCGCAGCGGGATAATCGGATGGCCATAAATCAAGACGGCCGCCCTGGTGGGGCGCCGCAACCCATTGATCTTCACTTGCAGCCAAAGTGTCAGCCAGCCCGTCATTCAACCGTTGTGTCCCCTTTTTTTCCTCCTTTCTTGCAGATGTATCTCTCCCAGTTCGGCTATCTGCCCGCCTCCGCCCGCAATCCTGCCAACAGTGGACTCCAGGACAAGTCAACATGGCTGAACGCCATCCAGGAGTTCCAGAACTTTGCCGGCCTCAACATTACCGGCGAGCTGGACGACGAGACCCTGAAGCTGATGTCCCTGCCCCGTTGCGGAGTGAGGGATCGCGTCGGCACGGGCGACAGTCGTTCGAAGCGCTATGCCCTGCAGGGCAGTCGCTGGCGGGTGAAGAACCTCACCTACAAGGTCTCCAAATACCCCAAGCGGTTGAAGCGCGTGGATGTCGATGCTGAGATTGGCCGCGCCTTTGCCGTTTGGTCCGAGGACACCGATCTTACCTTCACGAAGAAGACCACCGGCCCCGTGCACATCGAAATCAAGTGAGTGTCATACACAGATGTCCGTTTCAGACCGGTTTCTCAATGGTTTCTCCACACAGGTTCGTAGAGAGCGAgcatggcgatggcgatgcctTCGATGGACAGGGCGGCACCTTGGCCCACGCCTTCTTCCCCGTTTTCGGTGGCGATGCGCACTTTGACGACGCAGAGCTGTGGACCATTGGCTCGCCCCGCGGCACCAATCTGTTCCAGGTGGCGGCTCACGAATTTGGACACTCCCTGGGCCTGTCGCACTCCGACCAGAGCTCGGCTCTGATGGCACCCTTTTACCGCGGCTTCGAGCCTGTGTTCAGgctggacgacgacgacaaagCGGCCATCCAGTCGCTGTATGGCAAGAAGACCAACCAGCTGAAGCCCACCAATACTTACCCGCCCAGCACGCAACGCCCCTCGTTTACGCCACCAAAGGTGCCGCTGGACGACAGCATCTGCAAGGACTCCAAGATCGATACGCTCTTCAACTCGGCCCAGGGCGAGACGTACGCCTTCAAGGGCGACAAGTACTACAAGCTGACCACGGACTCCGTGGAGGAGGGCTACCCCCAGCTCATCTCCAAGGGATGGCCGGGACTGCCGGGCAACATCGATGCCGCCTTCACGTACAAGAACGGAAAGACGTACTTCTTCAAGGGCACCCAGTACTGGCGCTACCAGGGACGACAGATGGACGGCGTCTATCCCAAGGAGATCAGCGAGGGATTCACCGGCATTCCCGATCATCTGGACGCGGCCATGGTCTGGGGAGGCAATGGCAAGATCTATTTCTTCAAGGGCAGCAAGTTCTGGCGCTTCGATCCCGCCAAGCGGCCGCCCGTCAAGGCCAGCTACCCCAAGCCCATCTCCAACTGGGAGGGGGTGCCCAACAACCTGGACGCGGCGCTCAAGTACACCAACGGCTATACGTACTTCTTCAAGGGCGACAAGTACTATCGATTCCACGATGCTCGCTTTGCGGTAAGCATACAATTCTCCGTCCCCTAGTGGATCTCATCATCTAATGATTTGCAACATTCCATCCATTCCGT is a window of Drosophila pseudoobscura strain MV-25-SWS-2005 chromosome 3, UCI_Dpse_MV25, whole genome shotgun sequence DNA encoding:
- the Mmp1 gene encoding stromelysin-3 isoform X2 — its product is MYTTIRRRTTTTNSESKSNSKSNKMSNCQSSVFIAVGTLLSILAAVQAAPVSTTTQAEMYLSQFGYLPASARNPANSGLQDKSTWLNAIQEFQNFAGLNITGELDDETLKLMSLPRCGVRDRVGTGDSRSKRYALQGSRWRVKNLTYKVSKYPKRLKRVDVDAEIGRAFAVWSEDTDLTFTKKTTGPVHIEIKFVESEHGDGDAFDGQGGTLAHAFFPVFGGDAHFDDAELWTIGSPRGTNLFQVAAHEFGHSLGLSHSDQSSALMAPFYRGFEPVFRLDDDDKAAIQSLYGKKTNQLKPTNTYPPSTQRPSFTPPKVPLDDSICKDSKIDTLFNSAQGETYAFKGDKYYKLTTDSVEEGYPQLISKGWPGLPGNIDAAFTYKNGKTYFFKGTQYWRYQGRQMDGVYPKEISEGFTGIPDHLDAAMVWGGNGKIYFFKGSKFWRFDPAKRPPVKASYPKPISNWEGVPNNLDAALKYTNGYTYFFKGDKYYRFHDARFAVDTATPAFPRPTAHWWFGCKNTPSSTGNIVEGSDSEYEQHSMVSHADDGNSDFDLDAVGDHQSNDEPIGPEVAERTGSGAMSVSQMTGSSAVNTVISTILLCFISKLIVS
- the Mmp1 gene encoding matrix metalloproteinase-14 isoform X3 translates to MYTTIRRRTTTTNSESKSNSKSNKMSNCQSSVFIAVGTLLSILAAVQAAPVSTTTQAEMYLSQFGYLPASARNPANSGLQDKSTWLNAIQEFQNFAGLNITGELDDETLKLMSLPRCGVRDRVGTGDSRSKRYALQGSRWRVKNLTYKVSKYPKRLKRVDVDAEIGRAFAVWSEDTDLTFTKKTTGPVHIEIKFVESEHGDGDAFDGQGGTLAHAFFPVFGGDAHFDDAELWTIGSPRGTNLFQVAAHEFGHSLGLSHSDQSSALMAPFYRGFEPVFRLDDDDKAAIQSLYGKKTNQLKPTNTYPPSTQRPSFTPPKVPLDDSICKDSKIDTLFNSAQGETYAFKGDKYYKLTTDSVEEGYPQLISKGWPGLPGNIDAAFTYKNGKTYFFKGTQYWRYQGRQMDGVYPKEISEGFTGIPDHLDAAMVWGGNGKIYFFKGSKFWRFDPAKRPPVKASYPKPISNWEGVPNNLDAALKYTNGYTYFFKGDKYYRFHDARFAVDTATPAFPRPTAHWWFGCKNTPSSTAVGDHQSNDEPIGPEVAERTGSGAMSVSQMTGSSAVNTVISTILLCFISKLIVS
- the Mmp1 gene encoding matrix metalloproteinase-14 isoform X4, with product MYTTIRRRTTTTNSESKSNSKSNKMSNCQSSVFIAVGTLLSILAAVQAAPVSTTTQAEMYLSQFGYLPASARNPANSGLQDKSTWLNAIQEFQNFAGLNITGELDDETLKLMSLPRCGVRDRVGTGDSRSKRYALQGSRWRVKNLTYKVSKYPKRLKRVDVDAEIGRAFAVWSEDTDLTFTKKTTGPVHIEIKFVESEHGDGDAFDGQGGTLAHAFFPVFGGDAHFDDAELWTIGSPRGTNLFQVAAHEFGHSLGLSHSDQSSALMAPFYRGFEPVFRLDDDDKAAIQSLYGKKTNQLKPTNTYPPSTQRPSFTPPKVPLDDSICKDSKIDTLFNSAQGETYAFKGDKYYKLTTDSVEEGYPQLISKGWPGLPGNIDAAFTYKNGKTYFFKGTQYWRYQGRQMDGVYPKEISEGFTGIPDHLDAAMVWGGNGKIYFFKGSKFWRFDPAKRPPVKASYPKPISNWEGVPNNLDAALKYTNGYTYFFKGDKYYRFHDARFAVDTATPAFPRPTAHWWFGCKNTPSSTVGDHQSNDEPIGPEVAERTGSGAMSVSQMTGSSAVNTVISTILLCFISKLIVS
- the Mmp1 gene encoding matrix metalloproteinase-14 isoform X5; this encodes MYTTIRRRTTTTNSESKSNSKSNKMSNCQSSVFIAVGTLLSILAAVQAAPVSTTTQAEMYLSQFGYLPASARNPANSGLQDKSTWLNAIQEFQNFAGLNITGELDDETLKLMSLPRCGVRDRVGTGDSRSKRYALQGSRWRVKNLTYKVSKYPKRLKRVDVDAEIGRAFAVWSEDTDLTFTKKTTGPVHIEIKFVESEHGDGDAFDGQGGTLAHAFFPVFGGDAHFDDAELWTIGSPRGTNLFQVAAHEFGHSLGLSHSDQSSALMAPFYRGFEPVFRLDDDDKAAIQSLYGKKTNQLKPTNTYPPSTQRPSFTPPKVPLDDSICKDSKIDTLFNSAQGETYAFKGDKYYKLTTDSVEEGYPQLISKGWPGLPGNIDAAFTYKNGKTYFFKGTQYWRYQGRQMDGVYPKEISEGFTGIPDHLDAAMVWGGNGKIYFFKGSKFWRFDPAKRPPVKASYPKPISNWEGVPNNLDAALKYTNGYTYFFKGDKYYRFHDARFAVDTATPAFPRPTAHWWFGCKNTPSSTGNIVEGSDSEYEQHSMVSHADDGNSDFDLDAGFKRRGYKNKNH
- the Mmp1 gene encoding stromelysin-3 isoform X1 yields the protein MYTTIRRRTTTTNSESKSNSKSNKMSNCQSSVFIAVGTLLSILAAVQAAPVSTTTQAEMYLSQFGYLPASARNPANSGLQDKSTWLNAIQEFQNFAGLNITGELDDETLKLMSLPRCGVRDRVGTGDSRSKRYALQGSRWRVKNLTYKVSKYPKRLKRVDVDAEIGRAFAVWSEDTDLTFTKKTTGPVHIEIKFVESEHGDGDAFDGQGGTLAHAFFPVFGGDAHFDDAELWTIGSPRGTNLFQVAAHEFGHSLGLSHSDQSSALMAPFYRGFEPVFRLDDDDKAAIQSLYGKKTNQLKPTNTYPPSTQRPSFTPPKVPLDDSICKDSKIDTLFNSAQGETYAFKGDKYYKLTTDSVEEGYPQLISKGWPGLPGNIDAAFTYKNGKTYFFKGTQYWRYQGRQMDGVYPKEISEGFTGIPDHLDAAMVWGGNGKIYFFKGSKFWRFDPAKRPPVKASYPKPISNWEGVPNNLDAALKYTNGYTYFFKGDKYYRFHDARFAVDTATPAFPRPTAHWWFGCKNTPSSTGNIVEGSDSEYEQHSMVSHADDGNSDFDLDAAVGDHQSNDEPIGPEVAERTGSGAMSVSQMTGSSAVNTVISTILLCFISKLIVS